From a single Arachis hypogaea cultivar Tifrunner chromosome 3, arahy.Tifrunner.gnm2.J5K5, whole genome shotgun sequence genomic region:
- the LOC112789237 gene encoding LOW QUALITY PROTEIN: lysine histidine transporter-like 8 (The sequence of the model RefSeq protein was modified relative to this genomic sequence to represent the inferred CDS: deleted 1 base in 1 codon; substituted 1 base at 1 genomic stop codon): MAEEEVKERNFRSGSNSDAILKPPLPPHQASTLLIHIDNINEHQNQHHRRHSSSSSQIYPTNSEFEDEPSSGLSQQQGPKDEWLPITESRNGNAYFAAFHILNSNIGFQALMLPVAFATLGWAWGSVCLSLAFIWQLYTIFLLVELHESVPGNRHSRFLVLAMAAFGKKLGKVAALFPVSYLSGGTCVILIITGGGTLDLLFKTLCEKDNCTLHSLTGVQWYLIFTCIAILIAQLPNLNSMAAVSAVGSVAAIAYCTLFWAISVKTGKPNDDVSYSTTMHGSNVAKANDVMNSIGIILLAFRGHNLILEIQGTLPSDLKEKSNVKMRRGVIISYAIIAMCLYPLALPGFWAYGKQIEKDGLLTSFVHMHAHQVTKFTIGAMYFLVILHCLSSYQVYAMPFFDNIEFKITARKNNKCPRWVKTCIRLFFGGLTFFVAVAFPFLPSLSLLLLGIAFVPMSYAYPCFMXVAIKKPRTRSFAWCFNVVFGCLGMFIAALLIASALKTLIDKRLDANFFKP; the protein is encoded by the exons atggcgGAGGAGGAGGTGAAGGAAAGAAATTTCAGATCGGGAAGCAACTCCGATGCGATTCTGAAACCGCCATTGCCTCCTCATCAAGCTTCTACTTTGTTGATACACATTGATAATATCAATGAACATCAAAATCAACATCATCGTCgtcactcttcttcttcttcccaaaTTTACCCTACTAATTCGGAATTCGAGGATGAACCTTCCTCTGGCCTTTCACAGCAGCAGGGTCCGAAAGATGAGTGGCTTCCAATCACGGAATCAAGAAATGGAAATGCATACTTTGCAGCGTTTCATATTCTCAATTCAAATATTGGATTTCAGGCTCTCATGCTTCCCGTTGCATTCGCCACTCTTGGTTG GGCATGGGGTAGTGTATGTTTGTCTCTGGCATTTATTTGGCAGCTATACACCATATTTCTCCTTGTTGAGCTTCATGAATCAGTTCCTGGAAATCGGCACAGCAGATTCCTCGTTCTCGCTATGGCTGCTTTTG GTAAGAAACTAGGGAAGGTGGCAGCACTATTTCCGGTGAGTTACCTCTCCGGAGGAACGTGCGTAATCTTAATTATCACCGGTGGTGGAACCCTAGACCTACTATTCAAGACACTTTGTGAAAAGGATAATTGTACTCTCCACTCACTAACTGGAGTTCAGTGGTATTTGATCTTTACTTGCATAGCCATTCTCATAGCTCAGTTGCCAAACCTCAATTCAATGGCTGCTGTTTCCGCCGTCGGCTCTGTCGCCGCCATCGCCTATTGCACACTCTTTTGGGCCATCTCCGTCAAGACGGGTAAGCCCAATGATGACGTGTCCTATAGTACAACGATGCATGGAAGTAACGTGGCTAAGGCTAATGACGTTATGAATTCCATTGGAATCATTTTGCTTGCTTTCCGGGGCCATAATCTTATACTCGAAATACAG GGAACGCTTCCATCAGATTTGAAAGAGAAATCCAACGTAAAAATGCGTAGAGGAGTGATCATTTCGTACGCAATAATTGCCATGTGCCTTTATCCCTTGGCTCTTCCCGGATTTTGGGCTTACGGAAAACAG ATTGAAAAAGACGGGCTATTAACTTCGTTTGTACACATGCACGCGCATCAAGTAACGAAGTTCACAATAGGAGCAATGTACTTTTTGGTAATTCTACATTGCCTGAGCAGCTACCAAGTGTATGCGATGCCA TTTTTTGACAACATTGAATTCAAAATCACAGCCAGAAAGAACAACAAGTGTCCAAGATGGGTCAAAACATGCATTCGTCTTTTCTTTGGAGGATTAACCTTCTTTGTAGCCGTGGCGTTTCCCTTCCTACCATCACTatcacttcttcttcttggaATTGCATTCGTGCCAATGTCTTATGCATATCCATGTTTCATGTGAGTGGCCATTAAGAAACCTCGTACGAGAAGCTTCGCTTGGTGCTTCAACgttgtttttggttgcttaggAATGTTTATTGCTGCTCTTTTGATAGCTTCTGCTTTGAAGACTCTAATTGATAAACGTCTCGATGCCAATTTCTTCAAACCGTAA